One part of the Polycyclovorans algicola TG408 genome encodes these proteins:
- a CDS encoding efflux RND transporter permease subunit, translated as MALMADWPARYARFITLHSRAVIGLMVLLVVVLGAGNVLGTKAKGDIGEAAMASTEQDALDEIAADYRARETVEAKIAVRQTGGNVLTPESLRQSLHLQRALLADPVIADSLYVGEPIIGLENLVAFAAVAEDTLPPDPEVPITLRTSLTELPSIDRQIAALDARSDDQIKTLIRWVVERETVIPGSNPGTFLPRSYEPGNTVAEARVTRVFQKNPHGMDITNKAIDAAQVAIDRQARAAFDDAFVHGDGIARSVSTRAVGDSFKIITPIALLLLVGVLAVVFRDLIDIVISLLVMTLVIVCLNGVQAWFAIPATSILIAVPFMLIALSIDYALHVVMRYREARDPAAAEPVAPDRALQIGLAAVLLALISASLTTAVGFLSNVFSPLRSIRDFGILSSAGIVITLLLFAVLLPAVKVEVERFLVGRGWPRRKFAVGVGSGPVNRLMLLVAKASARVPGAIVVISLLLAGAGLYAGSGINTEFNRTDFLPERAPAWMRALPAPFAPGAYDVKDNIDYLSDNFRLHGRMIEAQILVRGDITDPAFMPALEAVAQRATGFGTLVRESPAFLLRLVASGDAEIAAAIAARDTDGDGFPDRDVAAVYDLLFERVPDRAAEVLHRDEAGGYTSARLSIALLLNASAHAIAADVRGIASRIEEQAPVTAVATGLPVITAVVQTALFETLVTGFAVTLGVILALLTGLYGWRHRSPGLGVVVLLPVVIALAWLLGTMALLDLPFNSETVVITSLGIGLGVDYSLHLAERFLAEQARHASLADTLLTTLSGTGGALLGCALTTACGFGVLALAISPPLQRFGIVTGLSVVYTFIACVLLLPSLLMLRERWQQRRQAGLVLTSG; from the coding sequence ATGGCCCTGATGGCGGATTGGCCTGCGCGTTACGCCCGGTTCATCACCCTGCACAGCCGCGCGGTGATCGGGCTGATGGTGCTGCTGGTGGTCGTGCTGGGCGCCGGTAACGTGCTCGGCACCAAGGCCAAGGGCGATATTGGCGAGGCGGCGATGGCCTCGACCGAGCAGGACGCCCTCGACGAAATTGCCGCCGACTACCGCGCGCGGGAAACGGTTGAAGCCAAGATTGCGGTGCGTCAAACCGGCGGCAACGTGCTGACGCCCGAATCGTTGCGGCAAAGCCTGCATCTGCAGCGCGCGCTGCTCGCCGATCCGGTGATTGCCGACAGCCTGTATGTCGGTGAGCCGATCATCGGTCTGGAGAACCTGGTGGCTTTTGCCGCCGTCGCCGAGGACACCCTGCCGCCTGATCCTGAGGTGCCGATCACGCTGCGGACTTCGCTGACCGAGTTACCCTCCATCGACCGGCAGATCGCCGCGCTCGACGCACGCTCTGACGACCAGATCAAGACGCTGATCCGATGGGTAGTCGAACGCGAGACGGTGATTCCCGGCAGCAATCCCGGCACCTTTCTGCCGCGCAGTTATGAGCCCGGTAACACCGTTGCGGAGGCGCGGGTAACGCGGGTGTTCCAGAAAAATCCGCATGGCATGGACATCACCAACAAGGCCATCGACGCGGCCCAGGTCGCCATTGATCGGCAGGCGAGGGCGGCGTTCGACGATGCCTTTGTCCACGGCGACGGCATCGCCCGCAGCGTGTCGACGCGTGCGGTCGGCGACAGTTTCAAAATCATCACGCCGATTGCGCTGCTGTTGTTGGTGGGGGTGTTGGCGGTGGTGTTCCGCGACCTGATCGACATCGTCATCAGCCTGCTGGTCATGACCCTGGTGATCGTTTGCCTGAACGGCGTACAGGCGTGGTTTGCGATCCCCGCGACGTCGATTCTGATTGCCGTACCGTTCATGCTCATCGCCCTGAGCATCGATTATGCGTTGCACGTGGTGATGCGCTACCGCGAGGCGCGCGACCCGGCAGCGGCCGAGCCGGTGGCCCCCGACCGGGCGCTGCAAATCGGCCTTGCGGCGGTGCTGCTGGCCTTGATCAGCGCGTCGCTGACCACCGCCGTGGGCTTTCTGTCGAACGTGTTCAGCCCACTGCGCTCGATTCGCGATTTCGGCATTTTGAGCAGCGCGGGCATTGTCATCACCCTGCTGCTGTTTGCGGTGCTGCTGCCCGCGGTCAAGGTCGAAGTGGAGCGCTTTCTGGTCGGTCGCGGGTGGCCGCGGCGCAAGTTCGCGGTGGGCGTCGGCAGCGGTCCGGTGAACCGATTGATGTTGCTCGTGGCCAAGGCCTCGGCGCGCGTACCCGGCGCGATTGTGGTGATCTCGCTGTTGCTCGCCGGCGCCGGTCTTTACGCGGGCAGCGGCATCAATACTGAATTCAACCGCACCGACTTTCTGCCCGAGCGGGCACCCGCATGGATGCGCGCGCTACCCGCGCCCTTCGCGCCGGGTGCGTACGACGTGAAGGACAATATCGACTATCTGAGCGACAACTTCAGGCTGCACGGACGGATGATCGAGGCGCAGATTCTGGTGCGCGGCGACATCACCGACCCAGCGTTCATGCCAGCGCTGGAAGCGGTCGCCCAGCGCGCCACCGGCTTTGGCACGCTGGTCCGGGAGAGCCCGGCGTTTTTGCTGCGGCTGGTCGCCAGTGGCGATGCCGAGATCGCCGCCGCCATCGCCGCGCGCGACACCGACGGCGATGGCTTTCCCGACCGCGACGTCGCTGCGGTCTACGATCTGCTGTTCGAACGGGTGCCGGACCGCGCGGCAGAAGTGCTGCACCGCGACGAGGCGGGCGGCTACACCTCGGCGCGGCTGAGCATCGCGCTGCTGCTCAATGCTTCGGCTCACGCCATCGCGGCCGATGTGCGTGGCATCGCCAGCCGTATCGAAGAGCAGGCGCCGGTGACGGCAGTGGCCACCGGGCTGCCCGTGATCACTGCCGTGGTGCAGACCGCGCTGTTCGAGACGCTGGTGACCGGGTTTGCCGTCACCCTGGGGGTGATTTTGGCGCTGCTGACGGGACTCTACGGCTGGCGTCATCGGTCGCCGGGCTTGGGGGTTGTGGTGCTGCTGCCGGTGGTGATCGCCTTGGCTTGGCTACTCGGCACGATGGCGCTGCTGGACCTGCCGTTCAACAGTGAAACGGTGGTCATCACCAGCCTGGGCATCGGGCTGGGCGTGGATTACAGCCTGCATTTGGCCGAGCGCTTTCTTGCGGAGCAGGCGCGGCACGCGTCGCTGGCCGACACCTTGTTGACCACACTGTCGGGCACCGGCGGCGCGCTGCTGGGCTGCGCGCTGACCACCGCTTGCGGCTTTGGTGTGCTGGCACTGGCGATCTCGCCGCCGCTGCAGCGCTTCGGCATTGTCACCGGGCTGAGTGTGGTCTACACCTTCATCGCCTGTGTGCTGCTGCTGCCCAGCCTGCTGATGCTGCGCGAGCGCTGGCAGCAGCGGCGGCAGGCGGGTTTGGTGTTGACCTCGGGCTAG
- a CDS encoding tetratricopeptide repeat protein, which translates to MQACNNDIHLLQMRRTDALVWLLGGLMLLTVGGCSTPGRSLSGDTAGRSPSLQQTGLSRQEIRDADAQFERALAALQARQHDEAQALFRALSEAHPELSGPLTNLGILDAQGRDVAQALRHFSRAVEANPDNAVAFNWLGILQREQGAHAQAEQAYLRAIALDDGYASAHRNLGVLYDVYLQRPAAAVTHYRRYLELEGGKDLIVLAWIHELEDRDVTTAAVSPGQAP; encoded by the coding sequence ATGCAAGCCTGCAATAACGACATTCACCTTCTTCAGATGCGGCGCACCGACGCGCTGGTCTGGCTGCTGGGCGGCCTGATGCTGCTGACCGTTGGCGGCTGCAGCACCCCGGGTCGCAGCCTGTCTGGCGACACGGCCGGCCGCAGCCCGTCATTGCAGCAGACCGGCCTGTCGCGGCAAGAGATTCGTGACGCCGACGCGCAGTTCGAACGCGCGTTGGCGGCGCTGCAGGCGCGTCAGCACGACGAGGCGCAGGCGCTGTTTCGGGCGCTGTCGGAGGCCCATCCAGAGTTGTCCGGCCCGCTGACCAACCTCGGCATTCTCGATGCCCAGGGTCGCGACGTCGCCCAGGCACTGCGACACTTCAGCCGCGCGGTCGAGGCCAACCCCGACAACGCGGTGGCGTTTAACTGGCTGGGCATCCTGCAGCGTGAGCAGGGCGCCCATGCGCAGGCTGAGCAGGCATATCTGCGCGCCATTGCGCTGGACGATGGCTATGCCAGTGCTCACCGCAACCTCGGTGTGCTGTACGACGTGTACCTGCAGCGCCCCGCCGCTGCCGTGACCCATTACCGCCGCTATCTGGAACTGGAGGGCGGCAAGGACCTGATCGTGCTGGCGTGGATCCACGAGCTGGAAGACCGCGACGTGACCACCGCGGCCGTGTCGCCGGGGCAGGCGCCATGA
- a CDS encoding tetratricopeptide repeat protein produces the protein MTHRHLLPPLLLPLLWLNGCQSPLVRSEPPPRTVESIAQNTTTDSGIGWLLAGKSSMVAPVSSARVSADPYAAIRHYEALLDYAQAPTVRAEAMRRAAYLRIQLFDSGEADDPRLLDEALALYAQLFAEQPDAPGNDLARYQQARALHLVGRSIEAAGALRTLTSAYPDSALFADAAFRAGELFYIERQHGPAAQAYADAAAALPPGDVLKDIAQYRMGWAHLQDAQYREAATAFVTLLQRSWPKDEEVPGDVEAALATIGAQRQELGRDALRGLSFAFMNWGGIPEPQQPWGGAEALAANAPVYYASLGALLRERQRYTDAATTYAAFTDRYPRHADAPDFQRQVIASHAAGGFVELEVAARETYARRYAPQASYWEAAPPSAEFVADFRGHLLSLAQHRHARAQQLEDDRTARQAEYQAAAHWYQEALALVPDADDATEVRMRYADALLDGERVEDAATQYRRLAFDHAPHARSEEAALATVQAYRQLADTQPPQGRDAAHAQVIETSLRLAEAYPDHPERARVMLGAAELAFDTGDPAQARDIALAVLALPATAATLQQDATAVLADSQFALDDFVAAEATYTALRATLRPADARQDAVTEQLASAIYRQGEAARDDERWSDAASTFARLLTVTPGSKRRPGATFDAAVMHLRAEAWTEAASGFETFRQRYPQHPQVADADKWLTKAYLGDGHKGRAAVAFERVAARDTEAADIREAAAWQAARLHHEAGQYRAAGPAYERYLQRHAASSPDRGQEARQHLADLALQVYGDRDGALAWITEILRADAAAGARRTEVSRTLAARAHLALGRDSARRAQQIALTAPIAESLRQRTAAVSEAVEHLSAATASAYADVVPEATFEMASVYLDLSAALLVSEHPPDLDGAALQEYVLYVEEQAYPMEARAIALHERNLALLGDGHWDTWIQRSAQSLARMMPVQYGKREQRETHYASLQ, from the coding sequence ATGACCCATCGCCACCTGTTGCCGCCATTGCTGTTGCCGCTGTTGTGGCTGAACGGTTGCCAGTCGCCGCTGGTGCGCAGCGAGCCACCGCCGCGAACCGTTGAATCCATTGCCCAGAACACGACCACCGACAGCGGCATTGGCTGGTTGCTGGCGGGCAAATCCTCGATGGTCGCGCCGGTGTCATCCGCGCGGGTCAGCGCCGATCCTTACGCCGCCATCCGCCACTACGAGGCGCTACTGGACTACGCCCAAGCGCCGACCGTGCGCGCCGAGGCGATGCGCCGCGCCGCTTATCTGCGCATTCAACTGTTCGACTCGGGCGAGGCCGACGATCCGCGGCTGCTGGATGAGGCGCTGGCGCTCTACGCGCAACTGTTCGCCGAGCAGCCCGATGCGCCGGGCAACGATCTGGCCCGATATCAGCAGGCGCGGGCCCTGCACTTGGTGGGTCGCAGCATTGAGGCTGCCGGGGCCCTGCGAACCCTGACGTCGGCGTACCCGGACTCGGCGCTGTTTGCCGACGCCGCCTTCCGTGCCGGCGAGCTGTTCTACATCGAGCGCCAGCACGGGCCCGCGGCACAGGCTTACGCCGACGCCGCGGCCGCGCTGCCACCGGGCGACGTGCTGAAAGACATCGCCCAATACCGCATGGGCTGGGCGCACCTACAGGATGCGCAGTATCGCGAGGCGGCCACTGCGTTTGTCACCTTGCTGCAGCGGTCGTGGCCCAAGGACGAAGAAGTCCCCGGCGATGTCGAGGCGGCGCTGGCGACGATAGGCGCCCAGCGTCAGGAACTGGGCCGCGACGCCCTGCGCGGATTGAGCTTTGCCTTCATGAACTGGGGCGGCATCCCCGAGCCACAGCAACCCTGGGGCGGTGCCGAGGCCTTGGCCGCGAATGCCCCGGTGTACTACGCATCGCTGGGCGCACTGTTGCGGGAGCGTCAACGGTATACCGATGCCGCCACGACCTACGCCGCATTCACCGACCGTTACCCGCGGCATGCCGACGCGCCGGACTTTCAGCGACAGGTCATCGCCAGCCATGCTGCCGGCGGCTTTGTGGAACTTGAAGTGGCGGCGCGCGAAACCTACGCGCGCCGCTATGCACCGCAGGCGTCTTATTGGGAAGCGGCACCGCCCTCGGCTGAATTCGTTGCCGACTTTCGCGGTCATTTATTGAGTCTTGCGCAGCACCGGCACGCGCGGGCCCAGCAACTGGAGGACGACCGCACCGCGCGGCAGGCCGAGTACCAGGCGGCCGCGCACTGGTATCAGGAGGCGCTGGCCTTGGTGCCGGACGCCGACGATGCCACCGAAGTGCGTATGCGCTACGCCGATGCCCTGCTCGACGGCGAGAGGGTCGAGGACGCCGCCACGCAATACCGGCGTCTGGCCTTTGACCATGCGCCGCATGCGCGCAGCGAAGAAGCCGCCTTGGCCACCGTGCAGGCTTACCGCCAACTGGCCGACACCCAGCCGCCACAGGGTCGCGACGCCGCACACGCGCAGGTCATCGAAACCAGCCTGCGGCTTGCCGAGGCCTATCCCGACCATCCCGAACGTGCTCGGGTGATGCTCGGTGCCGCCGAATTGGCCTTCGACACCGGCGATCCGGCGCAGGCACGTGACATTGCCCTGGCCGTGTTGGCCCTGCCGGCAACAGCTGCCACCCTGCAGCAGGACGCCACGGCGGTGCTGGCCGACAGCCAGTTCGCCCTGGACGATTTCGTTGCCGCCGAAGCCACGTACACCGCTTTGCGGGCCACGCTGCGCCCGGCCGACGCGCGGCAGGACGCCGTCACCGAGCAATTGGCCTCGGCCATTTACCGGCAGGGCGAGGCGGCGCGTGACGACGAGCGCTGGTCCGATGCGGCCAGCACCTTCGCGCGCCTGCTGACCGTCACGCCGGGCTCGAAGCGCCGGCCCGGTGCCACGTTTGACGCTGCGGTGATGCACCTGCGCGCCGAGGCCTGGACCGAAGCGGCCAGTGGTTTCGAGACGTTTCGTCAGCGCTACCCGCAGCACCCGCAGGTTGCCGATGCGGACAAATGGCTGACCAAGGCCTACCTCGGCGATGGGCACAAAGGCCGCGCAGCCGTCGCCTTTGAGCGGGTCGCGGCGCGCGACACCGAAGCCGCCGATATTCGTGAAGCGGCAGCCTGGCAGGCCGCTCGTCTGCACCATGAGGCCGGTCAGTACCGCGCGGCCGGGCCGGCGTACGAACGCTATTTGCAGCGTCACGCAGCGTCGTCGCCCGACCGCGGCCAGGAAGCGCGCCAGCATCTGGCCGATCTTGCGCTGCAGGTCTATGGCGACCGCGACGGGGCGTTGGCTTGGATAACCGAAATTCTGCGTGCCGACGCCGCAGCCGGCGCACGCCGTACCGAGGTGTCACGCACGCTGGCAGCGCGCGCGCACCTCGCGCTGGGCCGCGACAGCGCTCGGCGGGCACAGCAGATTGCGCTGACCGCGCCCATCGCAGAATCCCTGCGGCAACGCACGGCGGCAGTGAGCGAGGCGGTCGAGCACCTTTCTGCGGCAACCGCGTCGGCCTATGCCGATGTCGTGCCCGAGGCGACATTCGAGATGGCGTCGGTGTACCTCGACCTGTCGGCAGCGCTGCTGGTCTCCGAGCATCCGCCTGACCTGGACGGCGCCGCGCTGCAGGAATACGTGCTCTACGTCGAAGAGCAGGCCTATCCGATGGAAGCGCGCGCCATCGCGCTGCACGAACGCAATCTGGCGTTGCTCGGTGACGGCCACTGGGACACGTGGATCCAGCGCAGTGCCCAGTCGCTGGCACGAATGATGCCGGTGCAGTACGGCAAACGGGAACAGCGGGAGACGCACTATGCAAGCCTGCAATAA